CATCGCCGAGGTCTTCGAGCACTACCTGGCGCAGTCCGAACAGCAGCCCGCGGGTCTCTGGCTCGCCTGCAGCGCGGACGCCGCAGTGGCGCTCTTCGTGCAGAAACTGCCCGGCGCCGATCTCAAGGACATCGACGGCTGGGATCGCGTGCAGCAACTGGCGCACACCGTTCGCGAGGACGAGCTGCTCGGCCTCGAGGCCACCGAGATCCTGCGCCGCCTGTTCGCCGAGGAGAACGTGCGTGTCTTCGAGGCTCGTCCGGTGACCCACGACTGGCCGGCGGACCCGGAGAAGGTCGCGACCATGCTGCGCTCGCTCGGTGAGGCGGAGGTGCGCGCGGTCCTCGAGGAGCATGGCGAGATCGTGGTTCATGACGACCTCTCGAACCATACCTATCGCTTCGACGCGGCAGACGTCGATGCCCTCTTCCGTCCGCCGACCCTGCACTGAACACGCGATCGGTGCCAGTCGGACGGGCGCATGACAGGCGCGCGAGCATGCTTGCCCGATCGCCTGCCGATCAGTACACTTCGTTGATTTTGAAGACCCTTCAGCCCATGTCCGCCAACGCGTCCGTCCGCCCGATCGAGTTCCGCAACACGACGCTGGGCGCGACCATTGCCGTGCTGCAGGCCGCGGAGCCAACCACGCTGGCCGATGCGATGCACAAGATGCTCGGCGGCATGCCCGATTTCTTCAATGGCGAGGCAGTGATCCTCGACTTCGGTGCGGTCTCGCAGTTGCCCGCGCGCATCGACTGGTCGGGGCTGCAGTCACTGCTGCGTCGCTACCGCCTGCAGCCGATTGGCGTCATCCGCCTCCCCGACGAGCATCACGAGGTCGCGCGCCGTGCCGGGCTGGCGCTCATCGATCCTGCGCAGCTCGTGGCACAGGCGCCTGCCGACGCCGCGCCGCGCCCTGCGCCCCGCCAGGAACCCGCACCCGCCCCGGTTGCGCCTCCGGCGCCGGCGGCAGCAAGCACCACGCCGACGATGTTCGTCGATCGTCCGCTGCGCTCAGGCCAGCAGGTCTATGCCCGCGGCAC
This region of Thauera sp. JM12B12 genomic DNA includes:
- a CDS encoding Hsp33 family molecular chaperone HslO — its product is MNKTLPSSYVQRFLLEDLDIRGAVVRLTDVWQAMQAGRGYPQPVARLLGEMSAVSTVIAGNLKQPGRLTFQITGHGPVSLLVIDCAATLNLRGYAKAQDVPGGGGLNELVGDGRLQLSLDIEGLEQPYQSLVPLEGESIAEVFEHYLAQSEQQPAGLWLACSADAAVALFVQKLPGADLKDIDGWDRVQQLAHTVREDELLGLEATEILRRLFAEENVRVFEARPVTHDWPADPEKVATMLRSLGEAEVRAVLEEHGEIVVHDDLSNHTYRFDAADVDALFRPPTLH
- the minC gene encoding septum site-determining protein MinC, whose amino-acid sequence is MSANASVRPIEFRNTTLGATIAVLQAAEPTTLADAMHKMLGGMPDFFNGEAVILDFGAVSQLPARIDWSGLQSLLRRYRLQPIGVIRLPDEHHEVARRAGLALIDPAQLVAQAPADAAPRPAPRQEPAPAPVAPPAPAAASTTPTMFVDRPLRSGQQVYARGTDLVLLGGVSPGAEVIADGSIHCYGPLRGRAIAGAQGDQGARILASNFGPELVSIAGVFRTFERGIPEAYAGKPTLVRLTGAEHTLNIEALKLD